One genomic segment of Planctomycetia bacterium includes these proteins:
- a CDS encoding Gfo/Idh/MocA family oxidoreductase — protein sequence MSESKSNDLSRRDVLKKSGDAAVAAGVFGAATHLLSDISIPKVHAAQDSTIRVALVGCGGRGTGAAINALSVKNGPIKLVAMADVFPDKLNAAHKNLKSKVEKDKLPGEFDVPEDKKFIGFDAYKQALDCLRPNDVAIFATPPAFRWVHFGAAIDKGINVFMEKPVTVDGPSSRKLLTLAEASTKKNLKVGVGLMCRHCDARQQLHDRIKAGEIGDVLLMRAYRQAGPTGSAFCEAMPKNWDKGELLYQIKNFHAFLWASGGAFSDFLIHNIDECCWMKDAWPVKAEASGGRHFRTGYVDQNFDTYSVSYTFADGTKLQLEGRTMPGCKTEFASYAHGQKGTAVISSAGHTPAKCRIYKGQNMTPENLTWSYGPNEPNPYQLEWDHLIQAIRSDKPYNEAKRGVEASLVTSMGRMAAHTGRVITFEEMLNCEHEFGPTVDKLTMNGPAPVLADKDGKYPIPQPGLRTKTEY from the coding sequence ATGAGCGAATCGAAGTCGAACGACCTTTCGCGTCGCGATGTTTTGAAGAAGTCGGGCGATGCCGCGGTGGCCGCCGGTGTGTTCGGCGCGGCAACGCACCTCTTGTCGGACATTTCGATTCCCAAAGTTCACGCTGCTCAAGACAGCACGATTCGCGTCGCGCTTGTCGGCTGCGGCGGTCGTGGAACCGGCGCAGCGATCAACGCGCTGTCGGTGAAGAACGGCCCGATCAAGCTCGTGGCGATGGCCGATGTGTTTCCCGACAAGCTCAACGCCGCTCATAAGAATTTGAAGTCGAAAGTCGAAAAGGACAAGCTGCCGGGCGAATTCGATGTGCCCGAGGATAAGAAGTTCATCGGCTTCGATGCGTATAAGCAAGCTCTCGATTGTTTGCGCCCGAACGACGTGGCGATCTTCGCGACGCCGCCGGCCTTCCGTTGGGTGCATTTCGGCGCGGCGATCGACAAGGGGATCAACGTCTTCATGGAGAAGCCGGTGACGGTCGACGGACCATCGAGCCGGAAACTGCTGACGCTGGCCGAAGCCTCGACGAAGAAGAATCTTAAGGTCGGCGTCGGCTTGATGTGTCGCCATTGCGATGCACGCCAACAACTGCACGATCGGATCAAGGCCGGCGAGATCGGCGACGTCTTGCTCATGCGTGCTTATCGTCAGGCCGGACCGACCGGCAGCGCTTTCTGCGAAGCGATGCCGAAGAATTGGGATAAGGGTGAGCTGCTTTATCAGATCAAGAACTTCCATGCGTTCTTGTGGGCCAGCGGCGGCGCCTTCAGCGACTTCTTGATCCACAACATCGACGAATGCTGCTGGATGAAAGACGCTTGGCCGGTGAAAGCCGAAGCCTCGGGCGGACGTCATTTCCGCACCGGTTACGTCGATCAGAACTTCGATACCTATTCAGTGTCGTACACGTTTGCCGATGGCACGAAGCTGCAGCTTGAAGGGCGCACGATGCCGGGCTGCAAGACCGAGTTCGCCAGCTACGCGCATGGTCAAAAGGGAACGGCCGTCATCTCCTCCGCCGGTCATACGCCGGCGAAGTGCCGCATCTATAAGGGGCAGAACATGACCCCGGAAAATCTGACGTGGAGCTATGGGCCGAACGAGCCGAACCCCTACCAACTGGAATGGGATCATCTGATCCAAGCGATCCGGAGCGACAAGCCTTACAACGAGGCGAAGCGCGGCGTGGAAGCGAGCTTGGTAACGTCGATGGGGCGCATGGCGGCACACACCGGCCGTGTGATCACGTTCGAAGAAATGCTGAACTGCGAACACGAGTTCGGCCCGACGGTCGATAAGCTGACGATGAACGGTCCTGCACCGGTCCTCGCCGATAAAGACGGCAAGTACCCGATCCCGCAACCCGGCTTGCGAACGAAGACCGAGTACTAA
- a CDS encoding MBOAT family protein, with protein MVFSSRLFLFLFLPAALALHFIAPKRMRNIVLLIVSLLFYSWGEPRQFGLMLVSIVLNHVLGLLAGATRERASGRWVVGVTVVANLALLGYYKYANFLIDAINSVLEVMGTPEIVHGSIALPVGISFYTFQAMSYVIDVYRGEAKAQRNPINTALYISLFPQLIAGPIVRYVDVAAQIDQRTITVAGFAEGIRRFTIGLAKKVLLANSLATAADLIFELPNGGLTFGVAWLGAVCYGLQLYFDFSGYSDMAIGLGEMFGFRFAENFNYPYVSRSITDFWRRWHLSLSTWFRDYLYVPLGGNRLGATRTYMNLLTVFLLCGLWHGANWTFLAWGAFHGAFLIIERAGLSRRLAALPVVVQHLYTLVVLSFGWVLFRVESLGQAAAYWYAMISLGSASSADGLASYLDSGLIIALVAACLAAVPVWGRLAQSVRHRADRSYESGSKAFGLWIDTIGAAARVASLCGLFFASAAALMASTYNPFIYFRF; from the coding sequence GTTCTTGCCTGCGGCGCTGGCTTTGCATTTCATCGCGCCGAAGCGCATGCGGAATATCGTCTTGCTCATCGTGAGTTTGCTTTTTTATTCCTGGGGCGAGCCGCGGCAATTCGGCTTGATGTTGGTATCGATCGTTCTGAATCACGTTCTCGGGTTGCTTGCCGGCGCAACGCGCGAACGAGCGTCGGGGCGTTGGGTCGTGGGCGTAACGGTCGTCGCTAACCTCGCGCTGTTAGGCTACTACAAATACGCCAACTTCCTGATCGATGCGATCAATTCGGTGTTAGAAGTCATGGGAACTCCCGAAATCGTGCATGGATCGATCGCTCTACCGGTCGGGATTTCGTTTTACACGTTCCAAGCCATGTCGTACGTCATCGATGTTTATCGGGGGGAAGCGAAAGCGCAGCGGAACCCGATTAATACGGCCCTCTACATCAGCTTGTTTCCGCAATTGATCGCCGGCCCGATCGTGCGCTACGTCGACGTCGCTGCCCAGATCGACCAGCGGACGATCACGGTCGCAGGGTTTGCCGAAGGAATTCGACGGTTTACCATCGGCCTGGCGAAAAAAGTCTTGTTGGCGAATTCGCTGGCGACCGCCGCGGATTTGATTTTCGAATTGCCCAACGGAGGTCTTACTTTCGGTGTCGCTTGGCTCGGTGCCGTTTGCTACGGGCTGCAACTCTATTTCGATTTCTCCGGCTATAGCGATATGGCTATCGGATTGGGAGAAATGTTCGGTTTTCGCTTTGCGGAGAATTTCAACTATCCGTACGTGAGCCGTTCGATTACGGATTTCTGGCGCCGCTGGCATTTATCGCTCTCGACTTGGTTCCGTGATTACCTTTACGTGCCGCTCGGCGGCAATCGCTTGGGTGCGACTCGCACATACATGAATCTGTTGACGGTGTTCCTCCTCTGCGGCCTCTGGCACGGAGCGAACTGGACCTTCTTGGCTTGGGGCGCATTTCACGGCGCGTTTCTGATCATCGAACGGGCCGGCCTATCGCGTCGACTCGCAGCGTTGCCCGTTGTAGTACAGCATCTTTATACGCTCGTCGTGCTCTCGTTCGGTTGGGTGTTGTTCCGCGTCGAATCACTCGGTCAAGCGGCAGCGTATTGGTATGCGATGATCAGCCTTGGTTCTGCATCTTCCGCAGATGGACTGGCGTCTTATCTTGATTCAGGGCTGATCATCGCTCTCGTCGCAGCTTGTCTGGCGGCCGTTCCCGTTTGGGGGCGCCTCGCTCAGAGCGTTCGCCACCGTGCCGATCGCAGCTATGAATCCGGCTCGAAGGCGTTCGGTTTATGGATCGATACCATCGGGGCGGCGGCACGAGTCGCTTCACTATGCGGATTGTTCTTCGCAAGCGCCGCGGCATTGATGGCATCGACTTACAATCCATTTATTTACTTCCGATTTTAG
- a CDS encoding SGNH/GDSL hydrolase family protein — MKSVLTSFRSCSLVPALFAFAIGLCTSAPPARAAEVPAAGQQGLAGVKRVLFLGDSITHAGKYIAYVETYLRTHDPDFAIEFINMGLASETVSGLSEEDHAGGKFPRPTVHERLERALAAVKPDLVVACYGMNCGIYHPFSDERFQKYQAGMELLRKRSADVGARVLHLTPPVFDPEPIRARVLPAGRTDYRTPYEGYDDVLARYSDWLLSKRSKSAAADGWDVVDVHGPMLRFLKEHRASDPKYCLAGDGVHPNDIGQWIIARALLLHWGAPAAEIARAEDGDKVIAQKPNGPAMLKLIAERQALLHDAWLTKTGHKRPGVKAGLPMEEAQAKAKEIDAKIAALKP; from the coding sequence ATGAAAAGTGTACTCACCTCCTTCCGCTCGTGCTCCCTCGTTCCGGCGTTGTTCGCATTCGCAATAGGGCTCTGCACCTCGGCGCCACCTGCACGCGCGGCCGAAGTTCCGGCTGCCGGGCAACAAGGCCTCGCCGGGGTGAAGCGAGTTCTCTTTCTCGGCGACAGTATTACGCACGCCGGTAAATACATCGCCTATGTCGAGACCTATCTCCGCACGCACGATCCCGACTTCGCGATCGAGTTCATCAACATGGGCCTCGCCAGCGAAACCGTGTCGGGCCTTTCCGAAGAAGATCATGCGGGCGGCAAGTTCCCGCGCCCCACGGTTCACGAACGGCTCGAGCGCGCGCTGGCGGCCGTGAAGCCCGACCTCGTCGTCGCCTGCTACGGTATGAACTGCGGCATCTACCATCCGTTCAGCGACGAGCGGTTTCAAAAGTATCAAGCAGGGATGGAGCTACTTCGTAAGCGCTCGGCCGACGTCGGGGCGCGCGTCTTGCATCTCACGCCGCCGGTCTTCGATCCGGAACCGATTCGCGCACGCGTCCTGCCCGCGGGCCGCACCGACTACCGCACGCCTTACGAAGGCTATGATGACGTCCTCGCGCGTTACAGCGATTGGCTCTTGTCGAAGCGTTCCAAGAGCGCCGCGGCCGACGGTTGGGACGTCGTCGACGTTCACGGCCCGATGCTTCGCTTCTTGAAAGAGCATCGGGCAAGCGACCCGAAGTATTGCCTCGCCGGCGACGGGGTTCATCCGAACGACATCGGCCAATGGATCATCGCCCGCGCGCTGCTCCTACATTGGGGCGCACCGGCCGCGGAAATCGCTAGGGCGGAAGACGGCGACAAGGTCATCGCGCAAAAGCCGAACGGCCCCGCGATGCTCAAACTCATCGCCGAACGGCAGGCACTCTTACACGACGCCTGGCTCACCAAAACCGGCCACAAACGCCCCGGCGTCAAAGCAGGCCTGCCAATGGAAGAAGCCCAAGCGAAAGCGAAAGAGATCGACGCGAAGATCGCGGCGCTGAAGCCGTAG